In the genome of Triticum urartu cultivar G1812 chromosome 5, Tu2.1, whole genome shotgun sequence, one region contains:
- the LOC125508094 gene encoding 60S ribosomal protein L8: MGRVIRAQRKGAGSVFKSHTHHRKGPARFRSLDFGERNGYLKGVVTDVIHDPGRGAPLAKVTFRHPFRYKHQKELFVAAEGMYTGQFVYCGRRATLSVGNVLPLRSVPEGGVICNVEHHVGDRGVFARASGDYAIVISHNPDNGTSRIKLPSGAKKIVPSSCRAMIGQVAGGGRTEKPMLKAGNAYHKYRVKRNSWPKVRGVAMNPVEHPHGGGNHQHIGHASTVRRDAPPGQKVGLIAARRTGRLRGQAAASAAKADKAT, encoded by the exons ATGGGTCGCGTGATCCGCGCTCAGCGTAAGGGTGCGGGCTCCGTCTTCAAGTCCCACACCCACCACCGCAAGGGCCCCGCCCGCTTCAGGTCGCTCGACTTCGGCGAGCGCAACGGGTACCTCAAGGGCGTCGTCACcgatgtcatccacgacccggGGCGTGGTGCGCCGCTGGCCAAGGTGACCTTCCGCCACCCGTTCAGGTACAAGCACCAGAAGGAGCTCTTCGTCGCCGCCGAGGGTATGTACACCGGCCAGTTCGTCTACTGCGGACGCCGCGCCACCCTCTCCGTTGGTAACGTCCTCCCTCTCCGCTCCGTGCCTGAGGGAGGCGTCATCTGCAACGTCGAGCACCACGTCGGCGACCGTGGTGTCTTCGCCAGGGCCTCCGGTGACTACGCCATCGTCATCAGCCACAACCCTGACAACGGCACCTCAAG GATCAAGCTCCCCTCTGGTGCCAAGAAGATTGTCCCAAGCAGCTGCCGTGCCATGATTGGTCAGGTTGCTGGTGGTGGCAGGACTGAGAAGCCAATGCTCAAGGCTGGTAACGCCTACCACAAGTACCGCGTGAAGAGGAACTCCTGGCCTAAGGTGCGTGGTGTGGCCATGAACCCTGTGGAGCATCCCCACGGAGGAGGTAACCACCAGCATATTGGTCACGCTTCCACTGTCCGCCGTGATGCACCACCTGGCCAGAAGGTTGGTCTCATCGCTGCCAGGAGGACTGGTCGTCTCAGAGGCCAGGCTGCTGCCTCTGCTGCCAAGGCCGACAAGGCCACTTAG